Proteins from one Pseudobythopirellula maris genomic window:
- the yajC gene encoding preprotein translocase subunit YajC: MNPADVILQPLTTILATAIDAAGPLLAQADAGDGGPLGQILRLAPIPLIIVLFYVMFILPQQNKQKAFNQLLENLKENDRVVTTGGLHGVVTSVQRDSGRLTLRIDEANGTKVRVSLWAIESVEGPDGPVSAKK, encoded by the coding sequence GTGAATCCTGCCGACGTGATCCTGCAACCGCTAACGACGATCCTGGCCACGGCAATCGACGCCGCCGGGCCGCTGCTGGCGCAAGCCGACGCCGGCGACGGTGGGCCCTTGGGCCAGATCCTGCGTCTGGCGCCGATCCCGCTGATCATCGTCCTGTTCTACGTGATGTTTATTCTGCCTCAGCAGAACAAGCAGAAGGCTTTCAACCAGCTGCTCGAGAACTTGAAAGAGAACGACCGCGTGGTGACCACCGGCGGCTTGCACGGGGTGGTGACCTCGGTGCAGCGCGACTCGGGCCGGCTGACCTTGCGGATCGACGAAGCCAACGGAACGAAGGTCCGCGTGAGCCTGTGGGCCATCGAAAGCGTTGAAGGGCCCGACGGCCCGGTCAGCGCGAAGAAGTAA